In a single window of the Melioribacteraceae bacterium genome:
- a CDS encoding RraA family protein has product MKNYLMIIVTFILLGNYVSAQVSKVELQKGYNYITTKIYSEQEDSDLLKLYEGLRVADVSDGMDMVGLANTGLVSTDIYPDWVDTKEMSHQFRGIAITVRYVPTQKPDRPAPGQKFQEWEGNFYNAYSHEAFAELIKPGTAVIIDDVEDKDIGSIGSYNILDWFKRGAVGVVTDASSRDTDEIALQKIPLYLRKKGRGIRPGRNEIESVNRPVTIGGVLVCPGDVVVADGDGVIVVPRNVAPQVAEFARQILNKDKAGRKNLYEQLERPLDKTVK; this is encoded by the coding sequence ATGAAAAACTATTTAATGATTATTGTGACTTTTATTCTCTTAGGAAATTATGTATCGGCCCAAGTATCAAAAGTGGAGTTGCAAAAAGGCTATAACTATATAACTACAAAGATTTATTCAGAACAGGAAGATTCAGATCTGCTTAAGCTTTATGAGGGTTTGCGGGTCGCGGATGTATCCGATGGTATGGATATGGTTGGTTTAGCTAATACCGGTTTAGTAAGTACTGATATTTATCCAGATTGGGTGGACACTAAAGAGATGAGTCATCAATTTAGAGGAATCGCGATCACAGTGCGTTATGTTCCAACACAAAAACCGGATAGGCCTGCCCCCGGTCAAAAGTTTCAAGAGTGGGAAGGTAATTTCTATAATGCTTATTCTCATGAGGCTTTTGCTGAATTAATAAAACCTGGTACTGCGGTAATAATCGATGATGTGGAAGATAAAGATATTGGTTCTATCGGGTCATATAATATTTTAGATTGGTTTAAAAGAGGAGCAGTTGGAGTTGTAACAGATGCTTCATCACGAGATACAGATGAAATTGCGCTTCAAAAAATCCCATTATATTTAAGAAAAAAGGGGAGAGGAATACGCCCTGGCAGAAATGAAATTGAATCGGTTAACAGACCGGTAACAATTGGAGGTGTTTTAGTTTGCCCCGGTGATGTTGTAGTAGCCGATGGCGATGGTGTTATTGTTGTCCCAAGAAATGTTGCGCCCCAGGTTGCGGAGTTTGCCCGCCAAATTTTGAATAAAGATAAAGCTGGAAGAAAAAATCTTTATGAGCAGTTAGAACGACCATTAGATAAAACTGTGAAATAG
- a CDS encoding AGE family epimerase/isomerase, with amino-acid sequence MKKITFLVLLILFSVSSSNRTENKNHTKILLEDRDSILTELKTILYDDINLWYPLVIDNEYGGYFSDVNYKWELSGRQNKMIVQQARHIWSLSNAYEYYNDKKYLEYAQHGFEFLRDVMWDKKYSGFYDLVDREGNVIKTDGQVVKKAYGNAFALYGLAAYYRVSHDTSALNLAVKTFEWFEQYSYDPEFGGYFQFISEVGKPFKDGFQGTPPKDQNSMIHILEAFTELYKVWHDELLKQRLTSLLYLIRDVVVNKTGYMNLFFNRQMNHISFKDLGRDIKPYQFDLDHVSFGHDVEIAYLMLETSHILGIKNDTSTLRIANQLVDHSIKYGFDKKRGGIFDRGYYFMNKTEPEIIKKSKEWWAQYEGLNSFLMMSQLNSQKSEHYYDLFVKQWDYIKSYIIDHEHRGSFWGGIDVEDENIKGAKGTIWKVNYHSSRALINCIRYLEK; translated from the coding sequence ATGAAAAAAATAACTTTTTTAGTACTACTAATTTTGTTTTCAGTCTCTTCATCTAATAGAACGGAAAATAAAAATCACACGAAAATCTTACTTGAGGATAGGGATTCAATTCTTACAGAGTTAAAAACTATTTTATACGACGATATTAATTTGTGGTATCCATTAGTGATTGATAATGAATATGGAGGATATTTCAGCGATGTTAATTATAAATGGGAATTGAGCGGCAGACAAAATAAGATGATTGTGCAGCAGGCAAGGCATATCTGGTCCCTATCAAATGCGTATGAATATTATAATGATAAAAAATATTTGGAATATGCCCAACACGGTTTTGAATTTTTAAGGGATGTAATGTGGGATAAAAAATACTCCGGTTTTTATGATCTGGTTGATAGAGAGGGCAATGTAATAAAGACTGATGGGCAAGTAGTTAAAAAAGCTTACGGGAACGCTTTTGCGCTATATGGACTAGCGGCTTATTATCGAGTTTCACACGATACTTCAGCATTAAATCTTGCTGTAAAAACATTTGAATGGTTCGAACAATACAGTTATGATCCCGAATTTGGTGGGTATTTTCAATTTATATCTGAAGTTGGAAAACCTTTTAAAGATGGATTTCAAGGAACACCACCAAAGGACCAGAATTCAATGATTCATATTCTGGAGGCCTTTACTGAACTTTATAAAGTATGGCATGATGAATTATTAAAGCAGAGACTTACCTCACTTCTTTATTTAATCAGAGATGTTGTTGTAAATAAAACCGGCTACATGAATTTATTCTTTAATCGGCAGATGAATCATATTTCTTTCAAAGATTTAGGCAGGGATATAAAACCCTACCAGTTTGATCTTGATCATGTTTCATTTGGGCATGATGTTGAAATTGCATATCTAATGCTGGAAACCTCCCATATATTAGGAATCAAAAATGATACTTCAACTCTTCGGATCGCGAATCAACTTGTAGATCATTCAATTAAATATGGGTTTGATAAGAAGAGGGGGGGCATTTTTGACCGGGGTTATTATTTTATGAATAAAACAGAACCGGAAATAATTAAAAAATCGAAGGAATGGTGGGCACAGTATGAGGGGCTAAATTCTTTTCTGATGATGTCGCAACTCAATTCCCAAAAATCAGAACATTATTATGATCTTTTTGTAAAGCAGTGGGATTACATTAAAAGCTATATTATTGATCACGAGCACAGGGGATCGTTTTGGGGAGGAATTGATGTTGAAGATGAAAATATTAAGGGTGCAAAAGGTACTATCTGGAAGGTAAACTATCACTCATCAAGGGCACTAATTAATTGTATCCGTTATTTGGAGAAATAA
- a CDS encoding Gfo/Idh/MocA family oxidoreductase, which yields MDQVNWGIIGCGDVTEIKSGPAFNKVNGSKLIAVMRRNKTLAQDYANRHNVPKWYADANELINDPEINAIYIATPPANHKEYTIMAAEAGKPVYVEKPMALNVNECEEMISICKTRGVKLFVAYYRRALDRFLKIKELIETNVIGNVRLVSIKFYDTLKESPNNLPWRVDPKIAGGGHFIDLASHMLDFLDFLFGPITTVKGIASNQAGLYEAEDIVSGTFKFENGIHCCGNWCFSAFERVDRTEIIGDKGKIVYSTFDAEPIKLITKNDIHEFKIDYPKNIQHSLIKMVVDDILGIGHCPSTGDTAIRTTYVMEEMIRNYYSTK from the coding sequence ATGGATCAAGTTAATTGGGGAATTATTGGATGCGGGGATGTTACAGAAATTAAGAGTGGTCCGGCTTTTAATAAAGTGAACGGATCAAAACTGATTGCTGTGATGAGAAGGAATAAAACTCTTGCGCAGGATTATGCCAACCGTCATAATGTGCCCAAATGGTATGCTGATGCCAATGAATTAATTAATGATCCAGAGATAAATGCTATTTATATAGCAACTCCACCAGCTAATCATAAGGAATATACTATAATGGCTGCTGAGGCAGGTAAACCGGTTTATGTTGAAAAACCAATGGCTCTGAATGTTAATGAATGCGAGGAAATGATTTCAATCTGTAAAACTAGAGGAGTGAAACTTTTTGTTGCCTACTACAGGCGAGCACTCGATCGATTCTTAAAAATAAAGGAATTGATAGAAACCAATGTGATAGGAAATGTTCGGCTAGTAAGTATAAAATTTTATGATACTCTAAAAGAAAGTCCTAATAATCTACCTTGGCGTGTTGATCCAAAAATTGCGGGAGGCGGTCATTTTATTGATTTGGCTTCTCACATGCTCGACTTTCTAGATTTTCTTTTTGGTCCCATCACCACTGTAAAAGGAATTGCATCAAATCAGGCGGGATTATATGAGGCAGAGGATATTGTTTCGGGTACATTTAAATTTGAAAATGGCATTCATTGTTGCGGCAACTGGTGTTTTTCTGCTTTCGAAAGAGTTGACCGCACTGAAATAATTGGCGATAAAGGGAAAATAGTTTATTCAACTTTTGACGCTGAGCCAATAAAGTTAATTACAAAAAATGATATTCATGAATTTAAAATTGATTATCCTAAAAATATTCAACACTCATTAATCAAAATGGTAGTTGATGATATTCTTGGAATTGGACACTGCCCGAGTACTGGAGATACAGCTATTCGTACAACTTATGTAATGGAAGAAATGATAAGGAATTATTATAGCACAAAATAG
- a CDS encoding alcohol dehydrogenase catalytic domain-containing protein, with protein sequence MKSIYLTDHHQLEIVEEKKPEIINPDDVLIRIKSVGVCGSDIHYYTQGKIGDQIIKYPFRIGHECAGIVEEINTNVVNVKPGDRVAIDPLIYCGKCSQCLSGRYHTCLNQRFLGCPGQFAGALAEYMVLPEKCCYKIPDSITYHQAVLSEPLSVALHALNFISGTDKTIAVLGTGPIGLSVIAAAKYKGISKIYSTDLLDYRNGLACEIGAVYSGNPNLPGTLKTILELEPEGIDAVFDCCGKQEALDQAIQILKPGGKLILVGIPEMEMISFNPHLLRRKEINIQNVRRQNEKVEESLKMIADKNFSIDFMITHNFTLEKTKTAFDIVENYVDGVVKAIIEI encoded by the coding sequence ATGAAAAGTATTTATTTAACAGACCATCATCAGCTTGAAATAGTTGAAGAAAAAAAGCCCGAAATTATAAATCCGGATGATGTGCTGATTAGAATTAAATCTGTTGGAGTCTGTGGCTCCGATATTCATTATTACACACAGGGGAAAATTGGTGATCAGATTATCAAATATCCTTTCAGGATTGGACACGAATGCGCGGGAATAGTTGAGGAGATTAATACAAATGTTGTGAATGTAAAACCCGGAGATAGAGTTGCAATAGACCCATTGATTTATTGCGGAAAATGTTCACAATGTTTATCGGGAAGATATCATACTTGTTTAAATCAAAGATTTTTAGGCTGTCCCGGACAATTTGCCGGCGCGCTTGCCGAATACATGGTTCTGCCAGAAAAGTGCTGTTATAAAATTCCCGATTCAATAACTTATCATCAAGCAGTACTTTCAGAACCACTTTCTGTAGCTCTGCATGCCTTAAATTTTATTTCGGGAACTGATAAAACCATTGCGGTTCTTGGCACCGGACCCATTGGGCTTTCGGTCATCGCGGCGGCAAAATATAAAGGTATTAGTAAAATCTATTCCACTGACTTACTCGATTACAGGAACGGTCTTGCTTGCGAAATAGGCGCAGTATATTCGGGCAATCCAAATTTACCAGGCACGCTTAAAACTATACTGGAGTTAGAACCTGAAGGAATAGATGCGGTTTTTGATTGTTGCGGTAAACAGGAAGCTCTCGATCAAGCAATTCAAATATTGAAACCGGGGGGTAAACTAATTTTAGTAGGAATTCCAGAAATGGAAATGATAAGCTTTAATCCTCATCTTTTGAGGAGGAAAGAGATCAATATTCAAAATGTGAGGCGGCAGAATGAAAAAGTTGAAGAATCCTTAAAGATGATTGCCGATAAAAACTTTAGTATCGATTTTATGATTACTCACAATTTTACTTTAGAGAAAACTAAAACCGCGTTTGATATAGTTGAAAACTATGTTGATGGCGTTGTTAAAGCTATTATTGAAATCTAA
- a CDS encoding TonB-dependent receptor has product MLKSTISNNKSTIIISIMLLFVFFQSIDAQTGSIRGRIFDKQAGEPVFGANVWLQGTSLGSASDFDGKYFIRSVPEGKYNLTISYIGYNTVTLDVNVQAGKTLELDVTLEAKTLSGETVVITAQAEGQLSAINQQLTSNTIANIVSKARIEELPDVNAAESIGRLPGVSIQRYGGEATKVAIRGLSPKYNAITVNGVRLPATGGDDRSVDLSLISSSMLDGITLKKANTPDMDADALGGTVDLKLKEAPEKMALNFSLQGGYNKLQNHYGNYNFMGSFSNRFFDGDLGVIASINVDDYDRSADKFSGNWRQSTNVTTKETEILVSGINLREEKVDRARTGASAYIDYRIPFGKVTLNSFFNRLKSDYLIRVNQGDLVANRHYYFLEDGGGTTSMFTGSFGLEQDYNWIKFDIGVSRTASRNNSPNNRQWQFKQENASYKAVSITPETPPTFIPTIETIDTLSTGLAEIYVYKTKLTENESTLQLNVQLPFRLDDQINGHIKTGGKLRWLNRYYDQEQDGRNGLEYGSSGGVNAQLASMLKWLSQNNPDEWNWKDDSLLVRKAGVFPVSRVLSNYTRDNFLNNEYPLGFALDQEKMNQLMDALFATGQNRNYSIGSLGNDYDGIERYQAAYLMAEINFTKYLTVIPGFRWEKDKSIYHGQRFREVTLNNVQGPPADLTYLETERNNEYFLPMFHIISNPLEWMKIRLARTETLTRPDFVQYAPITRINSYQNYIRAANSTLKPSKSINLDAAISLFENHIGLFTISGFQKKIQDLIFQSSYIQQSGIPVFEGLNIPENWLKNAAPQVDAYYNNPGTATYKGFELDWQTSFWYLPEPLNGVVFNINYTNIKSEIEKRLFYNKQGNIIPGSRPPRRENLLIDSSRTARMPDQPTHILNLTLGYDYKDFSARVSYLYQTDRTTYIDREPILDQFSGTYARWDLTFQQKLDYGIQIFANLNNLNARPDKNFRGSALTNPTYIEYYGFTMDLGVRVKL; this is encoded by the coding sequence ATGTTAAAATCTACAATCTCTAACAATAAGAGCACAATTATCATTTCAATAATGCTTTTATTCGTTTTTTTCCAATCCATTGATGCTCAAACCGGAAGTATTAGAGGACGCATATTTGATAAGCAAGCAGGTGAACCGGTTTTTGGAGCGAATGTTTGGCTTCAGGGTACAAGTTTAGGTTCGGCTTCCGATTTTGATGGCAAGTATTTTATTAGAAGTGTACCTGAGGGAAAGTACAACCTTACGATTTCATACATCGGTTATAATACAGTTACTCTTGATGTAAATGTACAGGCTGGAAAAACACTTGAACTCGATGTAACATTAGAAGCTAAAACATTATCTGGTGAAACAGTTGTTATTACAGCCCAGGCAGAAGGGCAGCTTTCTGCTATCAATCAGCAGTTAACTTCCAATACAATCGCGAATATTGTATCAAAGGCTAGAATCGAAGAACTTCCAGATGTGAATGCTGCTGAATCTATTGGAAGATTGCCCGGTGTTTCAATTCAACGTTACGGAGGTGAAGCTACAAAAGTTGCTATCCGCGGATTATCGCCAAAATATAATGCAATCACTGTTAATGGTGTGCGTTTACCAGCCACCGGTGGCGATGATAGAAGTGTTGACCTCTCACTAATCTCCTCCTCAATGCTAGATGGTATTACTCTTAAAAAAGCAAATACTCCCGATATGGATGCCGATGCTCTCGGTGGAACAGTAGATCTGAAACTAAAAGAAGCTCCAGAAAAAATGGCTCTTAACTTTTCACTTCAGGGGGGATACAATAAACTTCAGAATCACTATGGTAATTATAACTTTATGGGAAGTTTCAGCAACAGATTTTTTGATGGTGATTTGGGAGTTATTGCTAGTATTAATGTTGATGATTATGATAGAAGTGCTGATAAATTTTCCGGAAATTGGCGTCAATCTACAAATGTTACAACTAAAGAGACCGAAATTTTAGTTTCTGGAATTAACCTTCGAGAAGAAAAAGTTGATAGAGCTAGAACAGGAGCCAGTGCTTACATTGACTATAGAATTCCTTTCGGTAAGGTAACTCTCAACTCATTTTTTAATAGACTTAAATCCGATTATTTGATTCGAGTAAATCAAGGTGATTTAGTAGCAAACAGGCATTATTATTTCTTGGAAGATGGTGGCGGTACAACTTCAATGTTTACCGGTTCTTTTGGATTAGAGCAGGATTATAACTGGATAAAATTTGATATCGGTGTTTCCAGAACGGCTTCTCGAAATAATAGCCCAAACAACAGACAATGGCAGTTTAAACAAGAAAATGCTTCTTATAAAGCTGTCTCAATTACTCCCGAAACACCACCAACATTTATTCCAACAATTGAAACTATCGATACATTATCAACAGGTTTAGCTGAAATATATGTTTATAAAACAAAGCTTACTGAAAATGAATCAACTCTTCAATTGAACGTTCAACTACCTTTCAGATTAGATGATCAGATTAATGGTCATATAAAGACCGGTGGAAAACTTCGATGGCTGAATCGTTATTATGATCAGGAGCAGGATGGAAGAAATGGTTTAGAGTATGGAAGTAGCGGCGGAGTAAATGCACAGTTAGCATCTATGCTTAAATGGTTATCCCAAAATAATCCTGATGAATGGAATTGGAAAGATGATTCATTACTCGTCAGAAAAGCTGGTGTATTTCCAGTGAGTCGTGTACTTTCCAATTACACACGCGATAATTTCCTGAATAACGAATACCCTCTTGGATTTGCGTTAGATCAAGAAAAAATGAATCAGTTGATGGATGCTCTTTTCGCCACCGGTCAAAATAGAAATTATTCAATTGGTTCTTTAGGAAATGATTATGATGGTATTGAAAGATATCAAGCCGCATATTTAATGGCAGAGATTAATTTTACAAAATATTTAACTGTGATTCCCGGTTTTAGGTGGGAAAAAGATAAATCTATTTATCACGGACAACGATTCAGAGAAGTTACTTTAAATAATGTGCAAGGTCCACCTGCCGATTTAACTTACTTAGAAACTGAAAGAAATAATGAATATTTTTTACCGATGTTTCACATTATCTCAAACCCTCTTGAATGGATGAAGATTAGACTTGCAAGAACGGAGACATTAACCCGCCCCGATTTTGTTCAGTATGCGCCAATTACAAGAATTAATTCATATCAAAATTATATTCGCGCGGCTAATTCTACATTGAAGCCATCTAAATCGATTAACCTTGATGCGGCAATTTCTTTATTCGAAAACCATATTGGTTTATTTACTATTTCAGGATTTCAAAAGAAAATTCAAGACTTAATTTTTCAGTCGAGTTATATTCAGCAATCAGGCATTCCAGTATTTGAAGGGTTAAACATTCCTGAGAATTGGTTAAAAAATGCCGCACCGCAAGTTGATGCTTATTATAACAATCCTGGCACAGCTACATATAAAGGATTTGAATTGGATTGGCAAACTAGCTTCTGGTATCTGCCTGAGCCGTTAAATGGAGTTGTTTTTAATATCAACTATACTAATATCAAATCTGAAATTGAAAAAAGATTGTTTTATAATAAACAGGGCAACATAATTCCAGGCTCACGTCCTCCTCGCAGAGAAAATCTATTGATTGATAGTTCTAGAACTGCTCGTATGCCTGACCAACCTACTCATATTCTTAATTTAACATTAGGATATGACTACAAAGATTTTTCAGCACGTGTTTCATACTTATATCAAACAGACAGAACAACCTATATCGATCGTGAACCGATACTAGATCAATTTTCCGGAACTTATGCTCGTTGGGATTTAACATTCCAACAAAAACTAGATTACGGAATTCAAATTTTTGCTAATCTTAATAATCTAAATGCTCGACCCGATAAGAATTTTAGAGGTTCAGCATTAACAAACCCGACATATATTGAGTACTATGGATTCACAATGGATCTAGGAGTACGTGTTAAATTATAA
- a CDS encoding alpha-N-arabinofuranosidase, translating to MIINADLGKHTINKNIYGHFSEHLGKCIYEGIWVGENSTIPNTRGMRNDVIDALRKINIPLLRWPGGCFADEYHWMDGIGPRDQRPKMINTHWGGVVEDNSFGTHEFLDFCELIGAEPYISGNVGSGTVEEMSKWVEYLTFDGESPMANLRKKNGREKPWKIKYWGVGNENWGCGGNMTAEFYANQFKRYATYSRDYGNNKLFKIAGGGLPDDYNWIETLMKNISPSLMQGLSLHYYTVPRNWTDKGSATVFDEQEYFVTLQKALEMETLIKNYSSIMDRYDPQKKVGLMVDEWGNWFNVEPGTNPGFLFQQSTLRDAITCAINLNTFNNNADRVQMANIAQLVNVLQALILTDGSKMLLTPTYHVYDMFKVHHSSTLLPVDLKCGDYEMGNNKISELSVSSSRSADGNINITIVNLNPDKAVNLNCEIRGSQAASIKGKFITASAINSFNTFEKSNEVQIKSFSDFKLTDNKITASIPSKSVVLLEIKNK from the coding sequence CTGATTATAAATGCCGATTTAGGCAAGCATACTATCAACAAAAATATTTACGGTCATTTTTCCGAACATCTCGGTAAGTGTATCTACGAAGGAATTTGGGTCGGAGAAAATTCTACGATTCCAAATACCAGAGGAATGAGAAATGATGTGATTGATGCTTTGAGGAAAATTAATATTCCATTATTAAGATGGCCCGGTGGTTGTTTCGCTGATGAATATCATTGGATGGACGGAATTGGTCCGAGAGATCAAAGACCGAAAATGATTAATACCCATTGGGGAGGCGTAGTTGAGGATAATAGTTTTGGTACACATGAATTTCTCGATTTCTGTGAATTGATTGGAGCCGAACCTTATATCAGCGGTAATGTCGGAAGCGGCACTGTCGAGGAAATGTCGAAATGGGTAGAGTACTTAACGTTTGATGGGGAAAGTCCAATGGCAAATCTTCGCAAAAAAAATGGAAGAGAGAAACCATGGAAAATTAAATATTGGGGAGTTGGTAATGAAAACTGGGGCTGCGGCGGAAATATGACCGCAGAATTTTATGCCAATCAATTTAAACGCTACGCAACATATAGCCGCGATTATGGAAATAATAAATTATTTAAAATTGCCGGCGGAGGATTACCTGATGATTATAATTGGATTGAAACCTTGATGAAGAATATTAGTCCTTCATTAATGCAAGGATTATCGCTTCATTATTACACAGTACCTCGTAACTGGACAGATAAAGGATCAGCCACCGTTTTTGATGAGCAAGAATATTTTGTTACGCTACAAAAAGCATTAGAAATGGAAACCTTGATTAAAAATTATAGTTCGATTATGGATAGGTACGATCCACAGAAAAAAGTTGGGCTAATGGTTGATGAATGGGGCAATTGGTTTAATGTTGAGCCGGGTACAAATCCTGGATTTTTATTTCAGCAAAGTACTTTGAGAGATGCCATAACTTGTGCGATTAATCTAAATACTTTTAATAATAATGCCGATAGAGTTCAGATGGCAAACATTGCTCAATTGGTGAATGTTCTGCAGGCACTTATTTTAACCGACGGTTCCAAAATGCTACTCACACCAACTTATCATGTTTATGATATGTTTAAAGTACACCATAGTTCTACACTTCTTCCAGTTGACTTGAAGTGCGGTGATTATGAAATGGGGAACAATAAAATTTCTGAATTAAGTGTTTCTTCTTCAAGAAGTGCAGATGGAAATATTAATATTACAATTGTGAATTTAAACCCGGATAAGGCCGTAAATCTGAATTGTGAGATTAGAGGATCGCAGGCAGCTTCAATTAAAGGAAAATTTATAACCGCCTCCGCAATAAATTCATTTAACACTTTTGAAAAATCGAATGAAGTTCAAATAAAAAGTTTTTCTGATTTTAAACTAACTGATAATAAAATAACTGCCTCAATTCCTTCAAAGTCGGTTGTTTTATTGGAAATTAAAAATAAATGA